One genomic segment of Gopherus flavomarginatus isolate rGopFla2 chromosome 11, rGopFla2.mat.asm, whole genome shotgun sequence includes these proteins:
- the PSMA7 gene encoding proteasome subunit alpha type-7, whose product MSYDRAITVFSPDGHLFQVEYAQEAVKKGSTAVGVRGKEIVVLGVEKKSMAKLQDERTVRKICALDDNVCMAFAGLTADARIVINRARVECQSHRLTVEDPVTVEYITRYIASLKQRYTQSNGRRPFGISALIVGFDFDGTPRLYQTDPSGTYHAWKANAIGRGAKSVREFLEKNYTDEAIETDDLTIKLVIKALLEVVQSGGKNIELAVMRRDQPLKILSPEEIEKYVAEIEKEKEENEKKKQKKTS is encoded by the exons ATGAGCTACGATCGGGCCATCACCGTCTTCTCGCCGGACGGTCACCTCTTCCAGGTGGAGTACGCGCAGGAGGCGGTGAAGAAGGGCTCCACCGCG GTTGGAGTACGAGGAAAAGAGATTGTTGTTCTTGGTGTGGAAAAGAAATCTATGGCAAAACTTCAGGATGAAAGAACTGTGAGGAAGATCTGCGCCCTTGATGACAATGTCTGCATGGCTTTTGCAG GGCTCACAGCTGATGCCAGAATAGTGATAAATAGGGCTCGTGTGGAGTGTCAAAGCCATAGACTTACTGTGGAGGATCCTGTCACCGTGGAATACATCACACGTTACATTGCAAGCCTGAAACAG CGATATACTCAAAGTAATGGCCGCAGACCTTTTGGGATCTCTGCCCTTATTGTGGGATTTGACTTCGATGGAACTCCCAGGCTCTATCAGACTGATCCTTCTGGCACTTACCATGCTTGGAAG GCTAATGCCATTGGGAGAGGAGCCAAGTCTGTGCGTGAATTCCTGGAGAAAAACTATACTGATGAAGCCATTGAAACAGATGATCTGACCATTAAACTTGTCATCAAGGCTCTTCTTGAA GTTGTGCAATCAGGTGGGAAAAACATTGAGCTGGCCGTGATGAGAAGAGATCAGCCACTCAAG attttaagtCCTGAAGAAATTGAGAAGTATGTTGCtgaaattgaaaaagaaaaggaagagaatgaaaagaaaaaacagaagaaaacatCATGA